The window gttaaaatatcaaaatagaaACTATAGCCGAGTTTAAGGGTACACCTATTTGGCCTTTATTATATAAATCAAACATCTTAAAGATGATGTCCATTAATTACCATCGTACGAGATAAAAGAGAGAGACTATCACCTATTACGTACATTTTAGACACTGAAGTGAACATATTTGGTAGAGTATTTAACAAAGTTAGCCCAAATTGAAACCTCTTAATTAAAATTCTCATAAAATATTGCATGTCAAATACTAaacaatttatattattttttttatagataaGAAAATAAACAGATAGTATACTATAttcttctttatttgccattattgAAGGGTGACGAGATCATGAAGCAGTCCTCCCTTCCCTTACCCATGCGCCATGCCTTTTTTCTCTTTAGTTGAAACGTAATACTTCAAAACCAATTCTCTCTTATTATTAATAGAATAATAGAGAGAAACTTAAAGAACAAATAAGGATATTAGAAAAGCTTCTTTTCTGATTCCATGACCAAAGTACCATCCAAAGGTCATATATACATTATTTCAAATTTATAACAAATAAAAGAGTAAAGCATCGTCCTATTATCAGCACCAAGAAATTAAGCATTTTTGTCTTTGCGAGGCGTTTTttatttgtcttttctttttcaatccaTAATTTAAATAATTGTTTGGGGTGTGGGTGAGAGGAGAGGGTTGAGGGAAAGAAAAGTTCAGAAATCCTTGAATAACATTAAATGATTCTTTAATTCTTTTGGTTACTTCCTGAGTAATGATTTTCAGGCTTCCTAAAGAAAGCTTTTCCATGAAATCTCTTTACTTTTAAGTATTATTACCTATTaattaatatgaaaatatatCTTAAAAAGAATTATTAAAACCAGCCAGATATCTTCAAAGTAATGAAAGTAAGACGTTTTACATTAACTAAAATGTCTTGGGAAAGAAGATGGAGAGAATGTCCTATTCGAGTATAAATATATGATACAACATGAAACAATATACTGTATAATTCTCACATCACTGGTCAGTTATGTGACATACATAACAATCTATTATTTTGAATATCTCTATGAATCACTTTATGGATGATATGTTACGTTACATTATGTTATGTtatattgtttttttttattttaattttgttatttattatttgtcTTATTATTGTTACTaacaaaaagaaaggaaaatactCAAAATAGATACATGCAACCATCAAAAGGAGCTTTCATTTAAAGAGAACATAACGGCCTAATGAATCAAACATAATCTTCCTCTTCCCTTTCCCTCCCTTTTTCTCTCTGTTAATTAATCATCCAACTCAAAATAGCTATCTAttatttcctctttttttcttctcgaCATCTCCGCTCTTAAGCTAACCAAACTTTGTTTTCAACGTTGTACTTTGCTtcaatttctctattttcttgttggttttatCAAAGATTCTTTTACAGACATTTCATAAACTTTCAGTTGAATTGTTGGTGTTTTTGCATTTATACAATAAAGGCTTTGGTTTCATTTCATCTCGTTGATCATGGCTTCAATGTCTAATACCATTCAGATTTCTctacaaaaatcaaaattttcttCACCCCACAAACTTGTTAGTAGAAGTTTAACAAATTTAGTTCCTTTGAGAAGTCTATCAGTTGTTTTAAATTCCAAAAGCTTTGAACTTTCACCTGTGGGGTTATCCAGCAAGCCCCTGAAGTTAGTTAAATGCAGTCAACTACTGAAGCCAAGAAGCAATGTTGATGTTTTTGTCACAAAGGCTGCAGCTGCTGATGCAGAGGGTCTTGACATTGAAATTACTGATgggtttgattttctttttacatttgcatctttatttttcattcttttacAAAGTTTACAGTATTATTTAATTGATTATCAAATTTGTAAGCAGGTATGTTAAACCAACTAAAGGCTTTGCTGAAAAATTTCCAGCTCTAGTTACTGGATTCTTTTTCTTTACATGGTAAGCTGTTGGGTAACTATTGGACTAGCAAGTTGTTTGACTTGTAAATCTTTTGGCTTTTTTGGttactttttgtttttttaaagaaagagtTTCGTTTGGGGGAGAAGTGGGAGGAGATATGGCTTGAGAAAGGTAAAAATGAGGAACTGTGATTGTGGTCAATTTTCATAGGACACAGCGGCGGAGCCAGGAACTTATATaagaggcaacaacaacaacccagtgaaataCCACTAGTGGACTCtgaggaggatagtgtgtacacagaccttaccctaTCCCgagagatagagaggttgtttccgatagacccttggcAACTTATATAAGAGGATTTAGAAAATTACACTGTTACACTAGAATTTTTCCTTATGTCAAGGAGATTCAACAGAATATATATAGAATTTGTCTTTACTCTATTTACTCGGTATAATCTTTTGAAGGAGATTCAGTTGAACCCCCTTCACTCTGCCTAGTTCTGCCACTGATTGGACATATAGTTTTACATTTATCAGATACCTAAAAGTTTCTTGTGCCCCTTTTCAAATGAATCTGATCATTAAGTATTCTAATGCAGGTACTTTCTGAATGTGATTTTCAATATACTCAACAAGAAGGTCTACAATTATTTCCCATACCCTTAGTAAGTTTGCTGTAGTAATTTGGAAGACTGTTAAATCCAATATCCTGTtttgcaaagaaaagaaaatacagctTACGTTGAGTTTTCTTGAATATGATTTTCTTCATGCTTTTGCAGCTTTGTGTCGGTTGTACATCTTCTAGTTGGAGTAACCTATTGTCTTATTAGTTGGTCTGTTGGTCTACCTAAACGTGCAGTAAGTTTCAATTTTGTGCATTGTCTATATTTTGTTAATATGCCCATCAGCTGGCTTTAATGAACTTGCTTGCATTGGTCAAATTATGTGATTAGCCCATCAATAAGGAACTTCTGGCACTGCTCACTCCAGTAGCATTCTGTCATGCTCTTGGACATGTTATGTCTAATGTATCATTTGCAACTGTTGCTGTATCCTTCACTCATACCATCAAAGGTAATAACTCAAAGAGAGATACTACTTTAGCTCGCTAATTTTTCGTTTTTAATAACAGATGCTTGTAAATTTCTACAGCTCAAATAAGTACTTCATACGACATCATTACATCAATAGTGGTTCTTAAGGCTGATATATGGCTTCTGAAATTAGTTTTAGAAATAAAAAAGCAGTTCAGAATACTTCCTTACACACTTATTCTGGAAAAACTGACATTTTCTCATTGTTGTTGGATAGCTCTGGAGCCATTCTTCAGTGCAGCTGCTTCTCAGTTTGTCTTGGGGCACCAGATCCCTGTCTCTCTGTGGTTATCACTGACCCCTGTTGTCATTGGTAAGTGTCATATATAGCATTGTTTTACCAGCTGCTCTAACAATATCTCCACAGAAAATCTTGGCTGTAAATGCAAAACTTGAAACAACTTTTACAGTATCCTATAGTAAGAAAAAGAAGTTAGTTAGAAGATTAACCAAGTGTGTTGAATGACCAGCAAATCCTCAACACAGAGGTTCTACCTCATTCTTCTTGCTAATGTAGCCTGCTCAAATTCtggtcaaaataaaataatttgatGGCTGAAACTGTTTTTAGGTGTATCGATGGCTTCATTGACTGAACTGTCATTCAATTGGACTGGCTTCACTAGTGCAATGATCTCAAATATTGCTTTTACTTACAGAAGTATCTACTCAAAGAAAGCAATGGTAAGTGTTTTCCTCATATAGTAAGACTCTGCTTTAACTACGCCAGCTTTACCTTCACGTAGGCTAACTGACATACAAAAATTCTTTATCTTCCCTTAACAGCAAAATGACATAAAATTCATGCAATGAGCCTTCATGATCTTCCCTTACAAAACATTTTGTCGTCTTCTCATGTTAGACTTGTAATTTCAACTACCTAGAAATCAAATTTAATTTGTCAAAGCTGGTGCAAATGTGATTAACATGTAAATTTCAGTCAAAACGAGTTGAATTGCTTGGTTAAGATACATCATCGAGGAACTCGTTCACACATGGATTAAGAAGTCAAAACCAAGTGGAGCAGTTTTAGTTTTCTCAAATTTGCAAACTATCCCTCTAAGTGTCTTCTGTCCTACATAATTGTATCTTTTCGGATTTTACCAATCAACATTGAaggattttttttatctttctcctatACTTTTTTATCTATGCTTTTCTTGCTACTGTTTTTGACAGACTGGAATGGATAGCACAaatgtatatgcatatatttCAATCATGGCCCTCTTCTTTTGCCTCCCTCCAGCCATATTTGTAAGTTTATTTTTCTTAGAGACACTTAAACCTGCTTTCTCAGTATATTTCGAAGATAGAACTAATACACAGCTGCAATATGCAATGTCAGATTGAAGGACCCCAACTATTGCAGTATGGTTTCAGGGATGCCATTACTAAAGTAGGCCTTTATAAGTTCTTATCTGACCTCTTTTGGATAGGGATGTTCTATCATCTGTATAACCAGGTATGCATCAAGTATGTGAAAAATAAAtgcattttcttttttaatagaGTTTTTAATCTTTTCATATTTCAAGTTTTTCTGGTTAATTTCCTAGagttaattcctttaatttcataaAATGTATAATAACCTTTGCAGATAGCTACCAACACATTAGAGCGGGTTGCGCCACTTACACATGCTGTTGGAAATGTACTGAAGCGAGTTTTTGTGATTGGTTTCTCTATTGTGGTATTTGGTAAGCGTATGCTCTAATATGCTTCCACCACAATACATGTGTTTTTATAAATGTCAAATGAATGAATGAATTATGAGTTCTTGATACTCCATATGACTACAATTGAAGTGTGTGTCGCAATATAAAATTAGAGGATAAGTAAACTTTGCATGATACTAAGATTTTTAGATTAACTTTCCTGATAGTATCAATCAAGAATTTTCGAAGTCCAAGTTTCCCTCAAGCTAAATTGAGACCTTGTTGAAGAGTTCTTTTATACTTTGGTTGCTAAAGTTCCCACTCTGGGCTAAGAGATCTGTCTGTTACATTTCTGCTACAGTGCATAAAAGCTACTGGTGCATTGTACAACTAATTTTCAACACTGTGCTTCATGACATTGCTCAGATTCTTGATTCAGTATGTTAATTTGTTCTGTGCTTAACTGTTTCAAAACTTTGCAGGAAACAAGATATCAACTCAAACTGGGATTGGTACTGCAATAGCCATTGCAGGTGTTGCTATCTACTCTTTAATAAAGGCAAGGATGGAAGAGCAAAAGCGGGTTAGTCCTTAAAGAACCATCTAACCTCATTCTTCCTTTTCTCTGTCTATCCAAGTGTACTACTACTGTCCTCATCCCAGTAACGTGATCATAACTTAATCTGGTCGCACAAAAATATTTGAACACTTCAAGAATAAAAGCTAgtacacaacaacttcaaaagaTTTGACTTCATTTACCATAATGTGGTGTAACTATATAGAAAGAATCAGCTTTCCAACTTTAGTCCAGCTTTAAGATATTCTTCTACTACCAGCAGTTTAACACAAAAATCAAACTTTTTAATTCCTTTTTGAGCAGTCTAGTTTCATTACGTAAGGAATCTTAATAATTCAGTTGGTCGGCTATCTAAATGTCCACCTTCTTGGTGGGGGTTCGATTCCGCACCTTGTTATCCCTTCCACCATTTCCACTTCCCCTACCCCTATGTATAATTAAAAAAAGTGTTTCACTACATATAATGGAAAGAACCAGCAGCATTCCATTTTGAACAAAGTGTGCGTACGCAAAATTAGTAGTCAGACCTACATGTGCAGTTTGACTTAAATTGAGGTTAAATTTGCTCTCTATATTTACCTCAAAACTTTTTCCAGAAAAGCCATTTTACTCCAAATTTGGCCCCTTCTCAAGCAAAACGGAAGTTGTAGAAAATTGAATGCACTGCTTTAATAGTCTTGTCTATTTTCAGAAGGCTGCCCTTGCTCATGCACAATAGGGCACACTAGCAAAGAAGAGTTAAAGACTGGAGACAAAAAGTACCAAGCAGTGCAGAGATGATCTGATTAATGCAGGAGAATAGTTACCTCATCTCAGCTAcggctttttaattattttagttcGCTTGTTTCTTCTGTACAATTGTAAATTTGGCCTCATTTTGTTGGTTTGAATATTCACAA is drawn from Nicotiana tabacum cultivar K326 chromosome 9, ASM71507v2, whole genome shotgun sequence and contains these coding sequences:
- the LOC107768892 gene encoding triose phosphate/phosphate translocator, chloroplastic-like — protein: MASMSNTIQISLQKSKFSSPHKLVSRSLTNLVPLRSLSVVLNSKSFELSPVGLSSKPLKLVKCSQLLKPRSNVDVFVTKAAAADAEGLDIEITDGYVKPTKGFAEKFPALVTGFFFFTWYFLNVIFNILNKKVYNYFPYPYFVSVVHLLVGVTYCLISWSVGLPKRAPINKELLALLTPVAFCHALGHVMSNVSFATVAVSFTHTIKALEPFFSAAASQFVLGHQIPVSLWLSLTPVVIGVSMASLTELSFNWTGFTSAMISNIAFTYRSIYSKKAMTGMDSTNVYAYISIMALFFCLPPAIFIEGPQLLQYGFRDAITKVGLYKFLSDLFWIGMFYHLYNQIATNTLERVAPLTHAVGNVLKRVFVIGFSIVVFGNKISTQTGIGTAIAIAGVAIYSLIKARMEEQKRKAALAHAQ